The following proteins are encoded in a genomic region of Prionailurus viverrinus isolate Anna chromosome E3, UM_Priviv_1.0, whole genome shotgun sequence:
- the NDE1 gene encoding nuclear distribution protein nudE homolog 1 isoform X1, giving the protein MEDSGKTFSSEEEEASYWKDLAMTYKQRAENTQEELREFQEGSREYEAELETQLQQIETRNRDLLSENNRLRLELETIKDKFETQHSEGHRQISALEDDLAQTKAIKDQLQKYIRELEQANDDLERAKRATIMSLEDFEQRLNQAIERNAFLESELDEKENLLESVQRLKDEARDLRQELAVQQKQEKPRTPMPNSVEANKTDTAVQATGSVPSTPIAHRGPSASLNTPGTFRRLDDSTGGTPLTPAARISALNIVGDLLRKVGALESKLASCRNFVYDQSPNRTSGPASGRGSKHRDGGGERQPSSSGVPLGDKGLGKRLEFGKPPSNISSPSLPSAQGVVKMLL; this is encoded by the exons ATGGAGGACTCGGGAAAGACTTTCAGCTCTGAGGAGGAAGAAGCAAGCTACTGGAAAGATCTGGCCATGACCTACAAGCAGAG GGCCGAAAATACCCAAGAGGAGCTGCGAGAGTTCCAGGAGGGAAGCCGCGAGTATGAAGCCGAACTGGAGACGCAGCTGCAACAGATTGAAACCAGGAACAGGGACCTCCTGTCGGAAAATAATCGCCTTCGCCTGGAGCTAGAAACCATCAAG GACAAGTTTGAAACACAGCACTCTGAAGGCCACCGGCAGATCTCAGCCTTAGAGGATGACCTCGCCCAGACCAAAGCAATCAAGGATCAACTTCAGAAATACATCAGAGAGCTGGAGCAAGCCAACGATGACTTGGAAAGAGCAAAACG GGCCACGATCATGTCTCTGGAGGACTTTGAGCAGCGTTTGAATCAAGCCATTGAGAGAAATGCCTTCCTGGAGAGTGAACTTGATGAGAAGGAGAATCTTCTCGAATCTGTTCAGCGCCTGAAAGATGAAGCCAGAG ATTTGCGGCAGGAATTGGCTGTGCAGCAGAAGCAGGAGAAACCCAGGACGCCCATGCCCAACTCGGTGGAGGCCAACAAGACAGACACAGCTGTGCAGGCCACGGGCTCCGTCCCGTCCACCCCCATAGCTCATCGGGGACCCAGCGCCAGCTTAAACACGCCGGGGACGTTCAGAC GTCTGGATGACTCCACGGGTGGGACCCCCCTCACGCCCGCAGCCCGGATATCGGCCCTCAACATTGTGGGAGACCTGCTGCGGAAAGTAGGG GCACTGGAGTCCAAACTTGCATCCTGCCGGAACTTCGTGTACGATCAGTCCCCAAACCGAACAAGCGGCCCGGCCTCGGGGCGGGGGAGCAAACACAGAGATGGCGGTGGCGAGAGACAGCCAAGCAGCAGCGGCGTGCCTCTAGGTGACAAAGG GTTGGGAAAACGCCTGGAATTTGGGAAGCCGCCTTCAAATATTTCCTCACCGTCGCTGCCGTCAGCCCAGGGTGTAGTCAAGATGTTGCTTTAG
- the NDE1 gene encoding nuclear distribution protein nudE homolog 1 isoform X2 yields MEDSGKTFSSEEEEASYWKDLAMTYKQRAENTQEELREFQEGSREYEAELETQLQQIETRNRDLLSENNRLRLELETIKDKFETQHSEGHRQISALEDDLAQTKAIKDQLQKYIRELEQANDDLERAKRATIMSLEDFEQRLNQAIERNAFLESELDEKENLLESVQRLKDEARDLRQELAVQQKQEKPRTPMPNSVEANKTDTAVQATGSVPSTPIAHRGPSASLNTPGTFRRLDDSTGGTPLTPAARISALNIVGDLLRKVGALESKLASCRNFVYDQSPNRTSGPASGRGSKHRDGGGERQPSSSGVPLGDKGREN; encoded by the exons ATGGAGGACTCGGGAAAGACTTTCAGCTCTGAGGAGGAAGAAGCAAGCTACTGGAAAGATCTGGCCATGACCTACAAGCAGAG GGCCGAAAATACCCAAGAGGAGCTGCGAGAGTTCCAGGAGGGAAGCCGCGAGTATGAAGCCGAACTGGAGACGCAGCTGCAACAGATTGAAACCAGGAACAGGGACCTCCTGTCGGAAAATAATCGCCTTCGCCTGGAGCTAGAAACCATCAAG GACAAGTTTGAAACACAGCACTCTGAAGGCCACCGGCAGATCTCAGCCTTAGAGGATGACCTCGCCCAGACCAAAGCAATCAAGGATCAACTTCAGAAATACATCAGAGAGCTGGAGCAAGCCAACGATGACTTGGAAAGAGCAAAACG GGCCACGATCATGTCTCTGGAGGACTTTGAGCAGCGTTTGAATCAAGCCATTGAGAGAAATGCCTTCCTGGAGAGTGAACTTGATGAGAAGGAGAATCTTCTCGAATCTGTTCAGCGCCTGAAAGATGAAGCCAGAG ATTTGCGGCAGGAATTGGCTGTGCAGCAGAAGCAGGAGAAACCCAGGACGCCCATGCCCAACTCGGTGGAGGCCAACAAGACAGACACAGCTGTGCAGGCCACGGGCTCCGTCCCGTCCACCCCCATAGCTCATCGGGGACCCAGCGCCAGCTTAAACACGCCGGGGACGTTCAGAC GTCTGGATGACTCCACGGGTGGGACCCCCCTCACGCCCGCAGCCCGGATATCGGCCCTCAACATTGTGGGAGACCTGCTGCGGAAAGTAGGG GCACTGGAGTCCAAACTTGCATCCTGCCGGAACTTCGTGTACGATCAGTCCCCAAACCGAACAAGCGGCCCGGCCTCGGGGCGGGGGAGCAAACACAGAGATGGCGGTGGCGAGAGACAGCCAAGCAGCAGCGGCGTGCCTCTAGGTGACAAAGG GAGAGAAAATTGA